The following nucleotide sequence is from Tolumonas lignilytica.
GTTGTGATCTTCACCGGTGACGGCGAACACCACGGCTTTGAAATTATATTTCTGCAACAACGGCAACATCAGTGTCAGGTTATCGCGGTAACCATCATCGACGGTGATGATGACGAATTTCTTGCCCGGCTGTAAGCGGTGGATAAAACCGTGCGTAGCCAGATCCTGAAAGGTCAGCGTCTCATAACCAAGGCGTTGCAGCAGTTTGAAATGCTTCTCCAGCATGTCGACGGGCAGCCAGGTGCCATGCACGCCTTTCTCGCTGTCATGCTGAATGAAACGGTGATACATGATCACTGGGACTTCGCGTTGCCGGGTATAGATGTAGGCATCCTGATAGACGCTTTCCAGAGCCGCAACGACGCTGTCGAGCTGGTATTCGCGCTGGATCTGCTGACAGACGACGGGGTCGCTTTGTCGCAGCAGAACACCTCGTGTGAGTTCGTTTTTCAGCGCAGGAAAATCGATATCGAGATCTTTCGGGCCGATGTCACCGAAATTACTGGCCAGTGCCTGTGGCAGATTTTCTGCCGTAATGATGCCAATTGCTTTGGCCTCACCGATCGCCAGGGTTGGTCGCCCGCAAAGCAGGGCTTCCATGGCAACCCGACCGGCGCCGATCACCAGATCGGCCTGTTGCATGCGGGCGGGAATGTCCTGTACGTATCCGACGAAGGCGACTTGGTTCTGGAAACGGGCAAAACGCTCCGTCACCTGACTGCCGCTGATCACCTGCACCTGATACCGTTCCAGATCGATGACCTCATCCAGCAGACGATAGCAGACATCGCCTTTGGGACCGGTGAGTCGGCCGACGATCATGATCAGCGGCTTGTCATTTTGCGGTGGTGCGATAGCGGTGAATTTATCGGTTTCGATACCATTGCGGATCACCTGTATTTTGTCGGCCGCTACGCCGAGGGAATCGATCAGCTGCTGCTTGATGTCTTCGCAGACGGCCACTGCCGCATAACCCAGGGCATGGAATGCCTTGCGGGAGGCATGGACCGGCTGGCGGCCATGGACGGTGGTGATCATCGGGGTGCCAGTCAGTTTGCAGGCGACATAACTGCTCCACCCGGCAGCGCGACTGTGGGCGTGCACGAGCTGGATGTGATGCTTTTTGATCAACCAGATGAGATAGGCCACATGCCAGAAACGGCGCGGAATGCTGCGTTTGTTAAAGCGCAGCTTGAAGTAGCGTCCTTTCGTCGGTTTGGTCAGCGTATCGGATACGAAAAAGACCTGATGGCCTTTTTCGATCAGTTTGTCACCGATGGTAGTGGCATAGACTTCCGCCCCAGTTACTTCTAACTGGGAGAGGGCCATCAGGATATTCATGTATCAACCTCGCAAAGCGGGGCCTGAGACCCCCGAACCGCTTTATTTATTCAACCACGCCATGTAGGCGGCAACGCCTTCGGCCACGGTACGGAACTGGACATCACAGCCCGTGGCGCGCAGCTTGGTCAGATCGGCCTGGGTATAACTCTGATAACGACCTTTCAGGTGATCCGGGAACGGGATGTATTCAATTTCCCCTTTACCGTGATATTTGACGACCGCTTCGGCGACATTCTGGAAGGGCTCGCCACGACCGGTACCACAGTTGAAGATACCGGATTTTTCCGGGTGATTCAGGAACCACAACACGACCTTGGCCACATCTTCGACATAGACGAAGTCGCGGGTCTGACCGCCGTTCGGGAAGCCGTCACAGCCTTCGAACAGTTTGACGTTTTCGCCCTTCAGCACCTGATTGTTCAGATGGAAAGCGACGCTGGCCATGCTGCCTTTGTGCTGCTCGCGCGGACCATAGACGTTGAAGTATTTCAGGCCGACGATCTGGCAGTCGGTTTCCGGCATGATACGACGCACATATTCATCAAACAGGAACTTGGAATAACCGTAGACGTTCAGCGGCTGTTCAAAGCGGCGATCTTCGATAAAGTTGTCGTTGCGACCACCGTAGGTTGCCGCAGAGGAGGCGTAAATGAACTGCACGCCATATTCAAGACAGTAATGCAGCAGGTCTTTGGAGTATTCGTAGTTCACATCCATGACGAACTTGCCGTTCCACTCGGTTGTTGCGGAGCAGGCGCCCTGATGCAGAATGGCACTGATGCCACCCCATTCCTCAAAATGGTCACCGGAAACGATGCGGGCAATAAACTCGTCTTTGTCGATGTAATCGGCAATGTCTAAATCGACCAGATTGACGAACTTGGTACCGTCGGTCAGATCGTCAACCACCACGATGTCTTTCCGACCGGCTTGGTTCAATGCTTTTACCAGATTACTGCCGATAAAACCGGCGCCACCAGTTACGATGATCATGTGCTATCGCCTCGCAGACGTTATCTAATGTTGTTCAGTTTCCACTGAGATTATGCGGGTAGTTTACCATATTTAACGATCGCTGCAGTTTGTTCTGTCAGCGACGCCGGGTTCCGGATGCAAACGTGTGCAGGCGCGTCCGTCGGCGTGGAACAGATGACAGCGCGTGGCCGGCAAACCGACCTGATAAGCGGTGCCTTCAACGACTTCGGCCACATCGTGATGACGGTAAACCAGCGGTGTTTCTAATCCGTTCAGTAACAGATGAATGTGCGTTTCATTGCCGAGTTGTTCGACGACCTGAATTTCACCGGACAGGTGATGTTCGGCTTTTTCGGCATCCAGTAAGTGTTCGGGGCGAACACCCAGGATCATCTCATCACCGGCCGTGACGCTGGTGCCGTCGACGGGCAGCCAAAGCAGGGTTTGACCGTCCAGTTCAACTTGCACCCGCTCTTTTTCTGCCGCTTTGACCGTGACCGGTAAAAAATTCATTTTCGGGGAACCGATAAAACCGGCCACAAAACGATTGGTGGGGTAGTGATAGAGCTCCAGCGGAGTGCCCACCTGGGACACCTGGCCACCATCCAATACGACGATTTGGTGGGCCAGTGTCATGGCTTCAACCTGATCGTGGGTGACATAAATCATGGTGCAGCCCAAGCGTTTGTGCAGCTTGGCCAGCTCGATACGCATCTGTACCCGCAGCGCAGCATCGAGGTTGGAAAGCGGTTCATCCAGCAGGAAGACATGCGGCTCGGCCACCAGTGTCCGGCCGATCGCGACGCGTTGCCGCTGACCGCCGGAGAGTGCTTTGGGTTGCCGTTCCAGCAAATGATCTAATTGCAGAATTTCAGCGGCCTGCTGTACGCGCTGGGCAATTTCGAGCTTGTTGGTGCCGGCCAGTTTCAGGCCAAACGACATGTTGTCGGCCACCGACAGGTGCGGGTAGAGCGCATAGGATTGAAACACCATGCCGACACCGCGTTCGGCGGGCGGGATGTCATTCATGCGCTGTTCGCCGATAAACAGATCGCCGGAGGTAATGTCTTCCAATCCGGCAATCATGCGTAACAGGGTGGATTTACCACAGCCAGATGGGCCAACGAAGACGACGAATTCGCCGTCGTTGATGGTGAGATTAATATCTTTGGAGATGGCGTTCTCGCCAAAAGTTTTGCAGACATTACGCAGGGTTACACCCGCCATACCAGACTCCTTTTACGACGTGTTGCTGCTGGTTAAGGTCAGACAGTGTGCCTGTAGTTGTCGCTAGAGGAAATCGTGAAAGCATTTTTTTGCGAGGTTTAAAGGTTTTTGGCAGAGGAATGGCCTGATATTGCATCAGGCCAGGAAAGCTTATTTGCGGGGCTGGATACTGTTGACAAAGGTTGGTCGTGCGCTTTTCGAACCAAGGTGTTCGGCTTCTTCCACTAACGTCATGGCTCGGGTCATGTCGCCTTTCGTGACAGCTTGTTTGATCTGTTGATTGAAATAGGCTTCTGTTTCCGGCAACAGGGCGGTGGTCGCTGGTGCGACGCTGGTGGACGTTGCCACTGGCACCGCTGTGGCAACGTCGGTCGGGTTGCTGCCAATGGTCACGGCGTCATTATTGCGTTCGGTGGTGACCCGCAGGCTCAGTTTTCCTTGGGTTGAATGCTGGGCAATCGGATCAGGAATATTAGGCGGTTGGTTCCCGGTGGCCTTGGCATAGGCTTTGGCGGCTCCTTCCAGCGAAGTGGTTTTGCTTAAATCTTGCGGGGTGGTGTAAATCAGCAGATAAATATTTTTTTGTCCGGGGGCTGGTGCCAGTTTAATGGTGCCTTCCAGTCGATCGCCGGTAAACAGCGAGGCAGGCTGATAGCTGAACTGATTACTGGAGTAAAACGCGGCAGGTTGTTGTTGCTGATCCAGCACCAGAATATTGGGCGCAAACACTTGCTTGTTGTCGATTAGGCTGCGCAGCCGCAGGGTCAGGGTGCCGTGATCGGCGGGGAGTTGCAGCGCCAGCACGTTGCCACTGATCTGATTCAGCGCCATGCTCTGGCCTGCGGTATCCATGTCAAATTCGGTATTTTTACCGGCGGGCAGCGTTTGCCAGTGAATGGCTTGTAACTGTGTTGCCGTGATAGCCGGTGCGGTGGAGACGTTATCTTCTGTGGCGGAAACAGGGAGTGCCAGGCTACCCAGCGTAAACGAGATCAGGAATGCAAGCGTGGTGTATTTCATAACAGCGACCTTATATCAGACGATAACAAAACAAATCGCCGGCTCAACCGAGCCGGCGTTGAACTATTACCACCAAGCTTCGAATTGAGCGCCGAAGGTGACCTGGTTATGGTCAGCCAAACTGCCTGCGCTTGTGCCGAAATTCTCATTCCATTTCGCATAGGTGGTGTACAGGCGGATTGCAGGACGAGCCCAAATGTTGTTGCCG
It contains:
- the rfaD gene encoding ADP-glyceromanno-heptose 6-epimerase; the protein is MIIVTGGAGFIGSNLVKALNQAGRKDIVVVDDLTDGTKFVNLVDLDIADYIDKDEFIARIVSGDHFEEWGGISAILHQGACSATTEWNGKFVMDVNYEYSKDLLHYCLEYGVQFIYASSAATYGGRNDNFIEDRRFEQPLNVYGYSKFLFDEYVRRIMPETDCQIVGLKYFNVYGPREQHKGSMASVAFHLNNQVLKGENVKLFEGCDGFPNGGQTRDFVYVEDVAKVVLWFLNHPEKSGIFNCGTGRGEPFQNVAEAVVKYHGKGEIEYIPFPDHLKGRYQSYTQADLTKLRATGCDVQFRTVAEGVAAYMAWLNK
- a CDS encoding polysaccharide deacetylase family protein; amino-acid sequence: MNILMALSQLEVTGAEVYATTIGDKLIEKGHQVFFVSDTLTKPTKGRYFKLRFNKRSIPRRFWHVAYLIWLIKKHHIQLVHAHSRAAGWSSYVACKLTGTPMITTVHGRQPVHASRKAFHALGYAAVAVCEDIKQQLIDSLGVAADKIQVIRNGIETDKFTAIAPPQNDKPLIMIVGRLTGPKGDVCYRLLDEVIDLERYQVQVISGSQVTERFARFQNQVAFVGYVQDIPARMQQADLVIGAGRVAMEALLCGRPTLAIGEAKAIGIITAENLPQALASNFGDIGPKDLDIDFPALKNELTRGVLLRQSDPVVCQQIQREYQLDSVVAALESVYQDAYIYTRQREVPVIMYHRFIQHDSEKGVHGTWLPVDMLEKHFKLLQRLGYETLTFQDLATHGFIHRLQPGKKFVIITVDDGYRDNLTLMLPLLQKYNFKAVVFAVTGEDHNRWDVDVSENPDRPVSLMTRDELKTLAASGHVEIGGHTLTHPRLSQLNDDEQRRQITENKQQLEQLLGHPLTTFAYPYGDYNETSKQIVADSGYQFAVATNSGPLAMHQDKWAIRRIAIFPKTDVFGLWRKIRGNYLFRKVK
- the malM gene encoding maltose operon protein MalM; protein product: MKYTTLAFLISFTLGSLALPVSATEDNVSTAPAITATQLQAIHWQTLPAGKNTEFDMDTAGQSMALNQISGNVLALQLPADHGTLTLRLRSLIDNKQVFAPNILVLDQQQQPAAFYSSNQFSYQPASLFTGDRLEGTIKLAPAPGQKNIYLLIYTTPQDLSKTTSLEGAAKAYAKATGNQPPNIPDPIAQHSTQGKLSLRVTTERNNDAVTIGSNPTDVATAVPVATSTSVAPATTALLPETEAYFNQQIKQAVTKGDMTRAMTLVEEAEHLGSKSARPTFVNSIQPRK
- the malK gene encoding maltose/maltodextrin ABC transporter ATP-binding protein MalK; amino-acid sequence: MAGVTLRNVCKTFGENAISKDINLTINDGEFVVFVGPSGCGKSTLLRMIAGLEDITSGDLFIGEQRMNDIPPAERGVGMVFQSYALYPHLSVADNMSFGLKLAGTNKLEIAQRVQQAAEILQLDHLLERQPKALSGGQRQRVAIGRTLVAEPHVFLLDEPLSNLDAALRVQMRIELAKLHKRLGCTMIYVTHDQVEAMTLAHQIVVLDGGQVSQVGTPLELYHYPTNRFVAGFIGSPKMNFLPVTVKAAEKERVQVELDGQTLLWLPVDGTSVTAGDEMILGVRPEHLLDAEKAEHHLSGEIQVVEQLGNETHIHLLLNGLETPLVYRHHDVAEVVEGTAYQVGLPATRCHLFHADGRACTRLHPEPGVADRTNCSDR